TTATTATCGTCCAAAAAATAAGACAGTCGCGCATTTGGGCCCCAGTCAGCATCGCTCGCTTTTACTGTCAGCACAGCCACACCCGGAGAGTTGTTTTCAATAACTACTGTTTTATACTCATCAGAACTGAAGACGGGTGGATTATCATTCACATCGGAAATCTTTACATTTATCGTTTTGTTATTGTGTCGTGCAGGACTTCCTTGATCTGATACCAGAATGGTTATGTTGTATTCTGCCATATTTTCTCGATCAAGAGTTTCATCAGTGATTATTGCATAGTAATCAGAAAGCGACGATTCTATTTTAAACggtatgttttcatttattttacactgcaCGAGCCCATTTTTACCGGAATCTGCGTCTTCTACATTAATAACAGCCACGGTTGTTCCGATTGGAGAATTTTCTGAGATGGTGTTTGAAAATGACATGAGCTGTATGGAGGGAGAGTTATCATTTTCATCAATAACTTCTATTATAACGTTACATGTATCTTTAAGCCCCCCGTTGTCCactgcatttatatttatttcataactTTTTTCAGTCTCGTAATCTAAAGTGTCTAACGTTGTAATAGTTCCTGTTTctgagtttattttaaaaagcctcCTTGCTTCTTCACTAGCTTGAGCAAAGAAATATGACACTAGTCCATTTAAACCTTCATCAGCATCAGTGGCACTTATTGCAGTTAAGACTGTACCTATTGGAGAATTTTCCTTCACTTCCGCTTTATAAACTGATTGTTTACACACCGGAGCATTATCATTCGCAtctaatacagaaatataaattcgCATTGAGCCTGATTTTTTAGGAGATCCTCCGTCATATGCAGTGAGGATTAATTCTAGCTTATTACTTTCCTCTCGGTCAAGTTCACGATGCAAAACCATGTCTACGATTTTTCTGTCGACCTCCTGATCATTTATCAGCTTGAAATGATCGGTAGGACTGAGAGAATAGCTTCCAATACCATTTACACCGACGTCCAAATCTACAGCGCTGTCTAATGGAAAGCGAGTCCCAGATGCTGTGTTCTCACTAATTTGTAAACTAACGGTACCTTTAGGAAATTTTGGTGCATTGTCATTTATATCCTGCACTTCAACGATAACACGATGCAGTTCTATGGGGTTTTCCATGATCAGATCAAAGCTGAAGCTGCAGGGCGTTGTTTGCTTGCAGAGCTCCTCTCGGTCTATCCTCTCCTTCACTACCAGGGTGCCTTTGTCTCTGCTCAGTTCGACATATTGCCGGCCGCCCTTTGTTACAACCCGAGCTTTCCCAGAAACAAGTCTACTTATCTCTATTCCCAAATCGTTGGCGATGTTTCCTACAAATGATCCCTCTGGAGTCTCCTCCGGGATGGAATATCGCGCTTGACAAAAGACGAAGTCAATCCCgtaaacacagaaaataaaaaacacagtcTGCCATTTTAGCTGCGTTGTAGTCATCCGACGATGCCGAGAAGCAACACACGAGCGCAAATAAACCATATTGATAGTGACGTTATCCTCTAATCattgttaaaatataaatggtGAAATGCAAAGCTTCTTGTAACCGAAAAGCAGAATCTGATGCAGCCTGCTGTTGTCGGAGCAGCAAAAAGAAATCGTTGTTCCCTCATTAATGAAGCCGTCAGTAGGAGGGATTTTGAGTAGTTTTCAGTTCCGTTCTACACGAATCTTGTCAAATAGCGGCCCTTAGAGTATGAATGCTGAAAATGCACTTGCATTTAAAAGCCTTATGTCCGTTAACCTACATTCCAAATAATCATGAAACACTGAGAAAGACATGTTATAGCAAGATCTGTCAGAGTAATCTGTGTGACTGAAAAGGAAAGAGCTGAAATATACCACACCAATCAGcattttcatcacattttaaaacaacaagCAGTGAAACtatgccaccaccaccatggaTATGTTGTTAATATGTCCAGACTGAGCCAAACaaaatttttagaaatgttaggaatgtatttcatatttaattgaaACACGTCAcactaaaaaaatcaacaatattAAGAGAAATTAATAATCTCAGTGTTGTATAGAAGATTACGCAGGAGAGCAGAGTTGAAGTAAGACTGGAGCTAATTCAGCATCACAGAGATGAACAGCGCCAGACGGAAATATCAAAACTTTATTagtgaacaaaatgaaaaattttgttTAACCTTTCAGCTTCAGAACATTGTGCTCATTAATGAAGGCACTTTATGAAGACACTACTTTGTGAAGCGGATtttctgatctcaaacccatGCTCTACATTCACAACAAACTTCTCCAGAAATTAAACAAGGTCACTCAGGTGAAGCAAGTTAATTAGTGATGAAACTGCAGACAGGGAAAATttgaaagcattttttaaacGTTATTAAGTAACAATATTAGTCATGTTTTGCAATGGAATCTGCAGTTCTCTTCCCAAATTATGTTTAAGCATTATATGTTAAACACTGAGCTGTGTAAGTGCGTTTAGCATGCTCACCAcgaaagaaataaatgaattaaaaatttaaagtcAAAAAGGAACCGTTTTATTGCTATTTTATTGTCTATGCTTTAAGGCAGTTAAATTGCCTTAAATTAAACCGGTATTTCCTTACCACTTCCGGTGATTCTAAATTTAACTACCCACACGTCTTTTCTAAACTAATACTTAgcctaaaaataaacattacaattttttaaaaaagtaaataaagcttTTATTGGTTTTTTCACGACATATTTCAAATATACGTTGATATGCTATCGATTAAAAGGTTATTTCCTTACCACTTCTGGTGACTCTAGTTCTTGCTGGaattgtttttctctcatcGCGCGCTGCATCGTTTCCGTGAAACTCGAGTCCACAACTAAAACACTTTGTCCTCCAAGGGTAGAATATTTACAGTCACTCTTCCTCGAGTCAGTCGTCATACAAGCATCATAATTATACATGTGTGGCAGAGTTCCAGTAACTCCTGTGTCTGCGTAACCGGGTGGATAGTAGGGAATAACTGGGAGATTGGACTGATAGAAGATGCGCGATTGTCTCCACCTGTAGATctttactgatattataacCACTACAGTTGtgatgaaaaggaaagaaacagcagctaatgctaaaactaaataaaaggtGAGGTCATCATTATATTGTTTGTTGTGCGTAAAGTCAGTGAATTCTGAGAGCACTTCAGGGAAAGTGTCCGCTACAGCTACATTGATGTTAACTACAGCGGAGCGAGATGGCTGTCCGTTATCCTCCACAAGTACAGTGAGCTTTTGTTTCACAGCATCTTTGTCAGTGACCTGGCGCACAGTTCGTATCTCTCCATTCTGCGCTCCCACTTCAAACAGCGCCCTGTCTGTGGCTTTGTGGAGTTTGTAGGACAGCCAGGCGTTCTGTCCAGAGTCCACATCAACAGCCACCACTTTAGTGACCAGATAGCCGACATCTGCTGAACGAGGCACAATCTCAGCCAGCACAGAGCCACCAGTCTGTACTGGGTAGAGAACCTGAGGAGCGTTGTCATTCTGATCTTGAACGATGATTGTTACTGTGACTTCAGAACTTAAAGGAGGCGACCCTCCGTCTCGTGCTGTCACATTAAAGCTGAACGTTTTCATTTGCTCATAATCAAAGGCCTTGACTGCATGTATAACCCCGCTGTCTGAATTCACTGAGACGAAAGAACTCACTGGGTTGCCCTGTATATTATTATCGTCCAAATAATAAGACAGTCGCGCATTTGGGCCCCAGTCAGCATCGCTCGCTTTTACTGTCAGCACAGCCACACCCGGAGAGTTGTTTTCAATAACTACTGTTTTATACTCATCAGAACTGAAGACGGGTGGATTATCATTCACATCGGAAATCTTTACATTTATCGTTTTGTTATTGTGTCGTGCAGGACTTCCTTGATCTGATACCAGAATGGTTATGTTGTATTCAGCCATATTTTCTCGATCAAGAGTTTCATCAGTGATTACTGCATAGTAATCAGAAAGCGACGATTCTATTTTAAACggtgtgttttcatttattttacactgcaGGAGCCCATTTTTACCGGAATCTACGTCTTCTACATTAATTACAGCCACGGTTGTTCCGATTGGAGAATTTTCTGAGATGATGTTTGAAAATGACATGAGCTGTATGGAGGGAGAGTTATCATTTTCATCAATAACttctataattattttacaGGTATCTGTTAAGCCCCCTTTATCCATTGCATTGATATTTAACTGATAACTTTTTTCAGCCTCATAGTCTAATCCTTGTAAAGTTGTAATCTCTCCTGTTTCCGTGTTTATGTCAAAAACATTCCTGGCTTCTACACTAGCCTGAGCAATAGAATATAAGACTACACCGTTTATTCCTTCGTCCGCATCAGTGGCACTTACTGCAGTCACGACTGTACCAACTGGAGAATTTTCCTTCACTTCTGCTTTATAAACTGATTGTTTACACACCGGAGCATTATCATTCGCATCTAATACAGAAATATGAATTTGCATTGTGCCTGATTTTTTCGGTGATCCTCCGTCATATGCAGTCAGAACTAATTTTAGCTCATCGCGTGCTTCTCGGTCGAGCTCATGGTTTAAAATCATTTCGACATATTTTTGCCCATCGGCATGATTATGTATTTCTAGCTTGAAATGATCGGTAGGACTGAGAGAATAGCTTCCAATACCATTTACACCGACGTCCAAATCTACAGCGCTGTCTAAATGAAAGCGTTTCCCAGGTGCTGTGTTCTCACTAATTTGTAAACTGACGGTACCTTTAGGAAATTTTGGTGCATTGTCATTTATATCCTGTACTTCAACGATAACACGATGCAGTTCTATGGGGTTTTCCATGATCAGATCAAAGCTGAAGCTGCAGGGCGTTGTTTGCTTGCAGAGCTCCTCTCGGTCTATCCTCTCCTTCACTACCAGGGTGCCTTTGTCTCTGCTCAGTTCGACATATTGCCGGCCGCCCTTTGTTACAACCCGAGCTTTCCCAGAAACAAGTCTACTTATCTCTATTCCCAAATCGTTGGCGATGTTTCCTACAAATGATCCCTCTGGAGTCTCCTCCGGGATGGAATATCGCGCTTGACAAAAGACGAAGTCCATCCCgtaaacacagaaaataaaaaacacagtcTGCCATTTTAGCTGCGTTGTAGTCATCCGACGATGCCGAGAAGCAACACACGAGCGCAAATAAACCATATTGATAGTGACGTTATCCTCtaatcattattaaaatataaattgtgAAATGCAAAGCTTCCTGTAACCGAAAAGCAGAATCTGATGCAGCCTGCTGTTGTCGGAGCAGCAAAAAGAAATCGTTGTTCCCTCATTAATGAAGCCGTCAGTAGGAGGGATTTTGAGTAGTTTTCAGTTCCGTTCTACACGAATCTTGTCAAATAGCGGCCCTTAGAGTATGAATGCTGAAAATGCACTTGCATTTAAAAGGCTCGTGTCCGTTAACCTACATTCCAAATAATCATGAAACACTGAGAAAGACATGTGATAGCAAGATCTGTCAGAGTAATCTGTGTGACTGAAAAGGAAAGAGCTGAAATATACCACACCAATCAGcattttcatcacattttaaaacaacaagCAGTGAAACtatgccaccaccaccatggaTATGTTGCTAATATGTCCAGACTGAGCCAAACaaaatttttagaaatgttaggaatgtatttcttatttaattgaAACAggtacacaaaaaaaatcaacaatattAAGAGAAATTAATAATCTCAGTGTTGTATAGAATATTACGCAGGAGAGCAGAGTTGAAGTAAGACTGGAGCTAATTCAGCACCACAGAGATGAACAGCGCCAGACGGAAATATCAAAACTTTATTagtgaacaaaatgaaaaattttgttTAACCTTTCAGTTTCAGAACATTATGCTCATTACTGAAGGCACTTTATGAAGACACTACTTTGTGAAGCGGATtttctgatctcaaacccatGCTCTACATTCACAACAAACTTCTCCAGTAATTAAACAAGGTCACTCAGGTGAAGCAAGTTAATTAGAGATGAAACTGCAGACAGGGAAAATttgaaagcattttttaaacGTTATTAAGTAACAATATCAGTCATGTTTTGCAATGGAATCTGCAGTTCTCTTCCCAAATTATGTTTAAGCATTATATGTTAAACACTGAGCTGTGTAAGTGCGTTTAGCATGCTCACCAcgaaagaaataaatgaattaaaaatttaaagtcAAAAAGGAACCGTTTTATTGCTATTTTATTGTCTATGCTTTAAGGCAGTTAAATTGCCTTGAATTAAACCGGTATTTCCTTACCACTTCCGGTGATTCTAAATTTAACTACCCACACGTCTTTTCTAAACTAATACTTAgcctaaaaataaacattaaaattttttaaaaaagtaaataaagcttTTATTGGTTTTTTCACGACATATTTCAAATATACATTGATATGCTATCGATTAAAAGGTTATTTCCTTACCACTTCTGGTGACTCTAGTTCTTGCTGGaattgtttttctctcatcGCGCGCTGCATCGTTTCCGTGAAACTCGAGTCCACAACTAAAACACTTTGTCCTCCAAGTGTAGAATATTTACAGTCACTCTTCCTCGAGTCAGTCGTCATACAAGCATCATAATTATACATGTGCGGCAGAGTTCCAGTAACTCCTGTGTCTGCGTAACCGGGTGGATAATAGGGAATAACTGGGAGATTGGACTGATAGAAGATGCGCGATTGTCTCCACCTGTAGATctttactgatattataacCACTACAGTTGtgatgaaaaggaaagaaacagcagctaatgctaaaactaaataaaaggtGAGGTCATCATTATATtgtttgttgtgtgtaaagTCAGTGAATTCTGAGAGCACTTCAGGGAAAGTGTCCGCTACAGCTACATTGATGTTAACTACAGCGGAGCGAGATGGCTGTCCGTTATCCTCCACAAGCACAGTGAGCTTTTGTTTCACAGCATCTTTGTCAGTGACCTGGCGCACAGTTCGTATCTCTCCATTCTGCGCTCCCACTTCAAACAGCGCCCTGTCTGTGGTTTTGTGGAGTTTGTAGGAGAGCCAGGCATTCTGTCCAGAGTCCACATCAACAGCCACCACTTTAGTGACCAGATAGCCGACATCTGCTGAACGAGGCACAATCTCAGCCAGCACAGAGCCACCAGTCTGTACTGGGTAGAGAACCTGAGGAGCGTTGTCATTCTGATCTTGAACGATGATTGTTACTGTGACTTCAGAACTTAAAGGAGGCGACCCTCCGTCTCGTGCTGTcacattaaagctgaaagttttcaTTTGCTCATAATCAAAGGCCTTGACTGCATGTATAACCCCGCTGTCTGAATTCACTGAGACGAAAGAACTCACTGGGTTGCCCTGTATATTATTATCGTCCAAAAAATAAGACAGTCGCGCATTTGGGCCCCAGTCAGCATCGCTCGCTTTTACTGTCAGCACAGCCACACCCGGAGAGTTGTTTTCAATAACTACTGTTTTATACTCATCAGAACTGAAGACGGGTGGATTATCATTCACATCGGAAATCTTTACATTTATCGTTTTGTTATTGTGTCGTGCAGGACTTCCTTGATCTGATACCAGAATGGTTATGTTGTATTCAGCCATATTTTCTCGATCAAGAGTTTCATCAGTAATTATTGCATAGTAATCAGAAAGCGACGATTCTATTTTAAACggtatgttttcatttattttacactgcaCGAGCCCATTTTTACCGGAATCTGCGTCTTCTACATTAATTACAGCCACGGTTGTTCCGATTGGAGAATTTTCTGAG
This is a stretch of genomic DNA from Pangasianodon hypophthalmus isolate fPanHyp1 chromosome 17, fPanHyp1.pri, whole genome shotgun sequence. It encodes these proteins:
- the LOC128320910 gene encoding protocadherin beta-16-like, translated to MVYLRSCVASRHRRMTTTQLKWQTVFFIFCVYGIDFVFCQARYSIPEETPEGSFVGNIANDLGIEISRLVSGKARVVTKGGRQYVELSRDKGTLVVKERIDREELCKQTTPCSFSFDLIMENPIELHRVIVEVQDINDNAPKFPKGTVSLQISENTASGTRFPLDSAVDLDVGVNGIGSYSLSPTDHFKLINDQEVDRKIVDMVLHRELDREESNKLELILTAYDGGSPKKSGSMRIYISVLDANDNAPVCKQSVYKAEVKENSPIGTVLTAISATDADEGLNGLVSYFFAQASEEARRLFKINSETGTITTLDTLDYETEKSYEININAVDNGGLKDTCNVIIEVIDENDNSPSIQLMSFSNTISENSPIGTTVAVINVEDADSGKNGLVQCKINENIPFKIESSLSDYYAIITDETLDRENMAEYNITILVSDQGSPARHNNKTINVKISDVNDNPPVFSSDEYKTVVIENNSPGVAVLTVKASDADWGPNARLSYFLDDNNIQGNPVSSFVSVNSDSGVIHAVKAFDYEQMKTFSFNVTARDGGSPPLSSEVTVTIIVQDQNDNGPQVLYPVQTGGSVLAEIVPRSADVGYLVTKVVAVDVDSGQNAWLSYKLHKATDRALFEVGAQNGEIRTVRQVTDKDAVKQKLTVLVEDNGQPSRSAVVNINVAVADTFPEVLSEFTDFTHNKQYNDDLTFYLVLALAAVSFLFITTVVVIISVKIYRWRQSRIFYQSNLPVIPYYPPGYADTGVTGTLPHMYNYDACMTTDSRKSDCKYSTLGGQSVLVVDSSFTETMQRAMREKQFQQELESPEVVRK
- the LOC128320908 gene encoding protocadherin beta-16-like: MVYLRSCVASRHRRMTTTQLKWQTVFFIFCVYGMDFVFCQARYSIPEETPEGSFVGNIANDLGIEISRLVSGKARVVTKGGRQYVELSRDKGTLVVKERIDREELCKQTTPCSFSFDLIMENPIELHRVIVEVQDINDNAPKFPKGTVSLQISENTAPGKRFHLDSAVDLDVGVNGIGSYSLSPTDHFKLEIHNHADGQKYVEMILNHELDREARDELKLVLTAYDGGSPKKSGTMQIHISVLDANDNAPVCKQSVYKAEVKENSPVGTVVTAVSATDADEGINGVVLYSIAQASVEARNVFDINTETGEITTLQGLDYEAEKSYQLNINAMDKGGLTDTCKIIIEVIDENDNSPSIQLMSFSNIISENSPIGTTVAVINVEDVDSGKNGLLQCKINENTPFKIESSLSDYYAVITDETLDRENMAEYNITILVSDQGSPARHNNKTINVKISDVNDNPPVFSSDEYKTVVIENNSPGVAVLTVKASDADWGPNARLSYYLDDNNIQGNPVSSFVSVNSDSGVIHAVKAFDYEQMKTFSFNVTARDGGSPPLSSEVTVTIIVQDQNDNAPQVLYPVQTGGSVLAEIVPRSADVGYLVTKVVAVDVDSGQNAWLSYKLHKATDRALFEVGAQNGEIRTVRQVTDKDAVKQKLTVLVEDNGQPSRSAVVNINVAVADTFPEVLSEFTDFTHNKQYNDDLTFYLVLALAAVSFLFITTVVVIISVKIYRWRQSRIFYQSNLPVIPYYPPGYADTGVTGTLPHMYNYDACMTTDSRKSDCKYSTLGGQSVLVVDSSFTETMQRAMREKQFQQELESPEVVRK
- the LOC117599353 gene encoding protocadherin beta-16-like; translated protein: MALLCLRCCSFSRRQIMSEIKWLSVIILLCVYGMDFVFCQARYSIPEETPEGSFVGNIANDLGIEISRLVSGKARVVTKGGRQYVELSRDKGTLVVKERIDREELCKQTTPCSFSFDLIMENPIELHRVIVEVQDINDNAPKFPKGTVSLQISENTEKETQFHLDGAVDLDVGVNGIGSYSLNPTEHFKLKINNEADGSKNVEMVLQRELDREARDELKLVLTAYDGGSPKKSGTMRIHISVLDANDNAPVCKQSVYKAEVKENSPVGTVVNAVSATDADEGINGLVSYSIAQASVEARNVFDINTETGEITTLQGLDYEAEKSYQLNIKATDKGGLKDTCKISIEVIDENDNSPSIQLMSFSNIISENSPIGTTVAVINVEDADSGKNGLVQCKINENIPFKIESSLSDYYAIITDETLDRENMAEYNITILVSDQGSPARHNNKTINVKISDVNDNPPVFSSDEYKTVVIENNSPGVAVLTVKASDADWGPNARLSYFLDDNNIQGNPVSSFVSVNSDSGVIHAVKAFDYEQMKTFSFNVTARDGGSPPLSSEVTVTIIVQDQNDNAPQVLYPVQTGGSVLAEIVPRSADVGYLVTKVVAVDVDSGQNAWLSYKLHKTTDRALFEVGAQNGEIRTVRQVTDKDAVKQKLTVLVEDNGQPSRSAVVNINVAVADTFPEVLSEFTDFTHNKQYNDDLTFYLVLALAAVSFLFITTVVVIISVKIYRWRQSRIFYQSNLPVIPYYPPGYADTGVTGTLPHMYNYDACMTTDSRKSDCKYSTLGGQSVLVVDSSFTETMQRAMREKQFQQELESPEVVRK